A stretch of Bradyrhizobium diazoefficiens DNA encodes these proteins:
- a CDS encoding YcjF family protein has translation MNDRSKPRRPATFRLDDPGVVVTEADETSRVSRATILITPEPDPATLPVPVETAIPARRGFPWGALFWSGVAGLTLLGTGLGVVHLIEDLFARSESLGFVGLALAFVTTLALAVVIGREAFGLARLATIEKLHRRAAEVLASDDRKESRAIVRDLIVIAHQNPRLARARAALESHAGEIIDGADMIRLAERELMSPLDAEARRLVSSAAQRVSIVTAVSPRALFDVLFVFVASLRLIRQLARLYGGRPGALGMIRLLRHVIAHLAITGGLAASDSLVQQMLGHGIAAKLSQRLGEGMLNGLLTARLGLAAIDVTRPLPFAALPPPKLSDLATDLLRRKEEEEPR, from the coding sequence ATGAACGATCGATCCAAGCCGCGACGACCGGCGACGTTCCGGCTCGACGATCCCGGCGTCGTCGTCACCGAAGCGGACGAGACGAGCCGTGTCAGTCGCGCCACGATCCTGATCACGCCGGAGCCCGATCCGGCCACGCTGCCCGTACCCGTCGAAACCGCGATTCCTGCGCGACGCGGCTTCCCCTGGGGCGCGCTGTTCTGGTCTGGCGTCGCCGGGTTGACGTTGCTCGGTACCGGGCTCGGCGTCGTGCATTTGATCGAGGATCTGTTTGCGCGCAGCGAGAGTCTCGGCTTTGTCGGGCTTGCGCTCGCCTTCGTCACCACGCTTGCGCTTGCAGTGGTGATCGGACGCGAGGCGTTCGGGCTCGCGCGTCTTGCGACGATCGAGAAGCTGCATCGGCGCGCCGCAGAGGTGCTCGCCAGCGACGATCGCAAGGAGAGCCGCGCCATCGTGCGGGATCTGATCGTCATCGCGCACCAGAATCCGCGGCTCGCGCGCGCCCGCGCCGCGCTGGAGAGCCATGCCGGCGAGATCATCGACGGCGCCGACATGATCCGCCTCGCCGAGCGCGAGCTGATGTCGCCGCTGGATGCGGAGGCGCGGCGGCTGGTGTCGTCGGCCGCGCAGCGGGTGTCGATCGTCACCGCCGTTTCGCCGCGCGCACTGTTCGACGTGCTGTTCGTGTTCGTGGCCTCGCTCCGGCTGATCCGTCAGCTGGCCCGCCTCTATGGCGGTCGGCCCGGCGCACTCGGCATGATCCGCCTGCTCCGCCACGTCATCGCCCACCTCGCCATCACCGGCGGCCTCGCCGCCAGCGACAGCCTGGTGCAGCAGATGCTCGGCCACGGGATTGCAGCAAAACTGTCGCAGCGGCTGGGCGAAGGCATGCTCAACGGGTTGTTGACGGCGCGGCTGGGTTTGGCCGCGATCGACGTCACGAGGCCGCTGCCGTTTGCAGCGCTGCCGCCGCCAAAACTGTCGGATCTCGCGACGGATTTGCTGCGAAGGAAAGAGGAAGAAGAGCCGCGCTAG
- a CDS encoding glycosyltransferase family 39 protein — translation MAVLVIAAMTVLRIVYASAIELRTDEAYYWTWSKEAALSFLDHPPGIAWLIRFGTAIFGDTTLGVRFGGIVAMLVTQLLLADIVRRLTHDVRAIVVAVLMPEAALYYGLLMAKVAPDVAMIPFAVAMMWSLVRLAQSGDGRWWLAAGLFAGLSLLSKFTAIMFAPAVAAFLLVPDWRWRWLRSPYPYLAVLVAIAMFSPVLIWNAQHDWASFRFQGVRATANYGISLRTIGDYIGLQFGLVGFVMLPVVLSGLAMTAWRGYRTREPVAILLSTAVLVPFAYFFFKSLTLRVGDTWPMFMWPTGFAAAAVNLAMMPKEGWSVRTIRSSIFWVKAALVPGIAFVVIVFLYYVAAPWNFLGKMDPVGAEAGYEQVAARAQAALDETGATWIATTDYRTYAMMRWLFRGRVPVVEINERGRFQDFRDPGMDRIRGHAGIYIGRQPDDHSPLWESISATRAPLGQVERRWRGVLIDTYTIDKLTGWTPELSPSKDSPLFQWRVLAGEFEARSHA, via the coding sequence ATGGCCGTGCTGGTGATCGCCGCGATGACGGTGCTGCGCATCGTCTATGCCTCCGCGATCGAGTTGCGCACCGACGAGGCCTATTACTGGACCTGGTCGAAGGAGGCGGCGTTGAGCTTCCTCGATCATCCGCCCGGCATCGCATGGCTCATCCGCTTCGGAACCGCGATCTTCGGCGACACCACGCTCGGAGTCCGCTTCGGCGGCATCGTCGCGATGCTTGTGACGCAGCTTTTGCTCGCCGACATCGTCCGTCGCCTCACCCATGATGTGCGCGCGATCGTGGTTGCCGTGTTGATGCCGGAGGCCGCGCTCTATTACGGCCTGCTGATGGCCAAGGTCGCGCCCGACGTCGCCATGATCCCGTTTGCGGTGGCGATGATGTGGTCGCTGGTGCGACTGGCGCAGAGCGGGGACGGCCGCTGGTGGCTCGCGGCCGGCCTGTTCGCGGGCCTGTCGCTGCTGTCGAAATTCACCGCGATCATGTTCGCGCCTGCGGTCGCGGCTTTTCTGCTGGTGCCGGATTGGCGCTGGCGCTGGCTGCGCAGCCCCTATCCTTATCTCGCGGTGCTGGTCGCGATCGCAATGTTCTCGCCGGTGCTGATCTGGAACGCGCAGCACGATTGGGCCTCGTTCCGCTTCCAGGGCGTGCGCGCCACCGCCAATTACGGCATCTCGCTGCGCACGATTGGCGATTATATCGGCCTGCAATTCGGCCTCGTCGGTTTCGTCATGCTGCCGGTGGTGCTGTCAGGCCTCGCCATGACAGCGTGGCGCGGCTATCGAACGCGCGAGCCGGTGGCGATCCTGTTGTCGACCGCAGTGCTGGTGCCGTTCGCTTATTTCTTCTTCAAATCGTTGACGCTCAGGGTCGGCGATACCTGGCCGATGTTCATGTGGCCGACAGGCTTCGCCGCTGCCGCGGTGAACCTCGCAATGATGCCGAAAGAAGGTTGGTCGGTGCGGACGATCCGGTCGAGCATCTTCTGGGTGAAGGCGGCGCTGGTTCCGGGGATCGCCTTCGTCGTGATTGTGTTCCTCTATTACGTCGCCGCGCCCTGGAATTTCCTCGGCAAGATGGATCCGGTCGGCGCCGAGGCCGGCTACGAACAGGTCGCGGCGCGCGCGCAGGCCGCACTCGACGAGACCGGTGCGACCTGGATCGCGACCACGGATTACCGCACCTACGCCATGATGCGCTGGCTGTTCCGCGGCCGGGTGCCCGTGGTCGAAATCAACGAGCGTGGGCGCTTCCAGGATTTCCGCGATCCCGGCATGGACCGGATCAGGGGGCACGCCGGGATCTATATCGGCCGCCAGCCCGATGATCATTCGCCTCTCTGGGAGTCGATTTCCGCGACGCGCGCACCACTGGGACAGGTCGAACGCCGCTGGCGCGGCGTCCTGATCGACACCTACACAATCGACAAGCTTACCGGATGGACCCCGGAGCTGTCTCCGTCAAAGGACTCGCCGCTGTTTCAGTGGCGGGTGCTGGCGGGGGAGTTTGAAGCGCGTTCGCACGCCTAG
- a CDS encoding adenylate/guanylate cyclase domain-containing protein: MAATALSRLPELVRSTSARQVRLVCGVILFSYVVSHFLNHALGNISVDAMQIGVYYHTAFWQFLPVAIVFYGAALTHMGLGVYALFQRRQFRWKTIEPLQLVLGLSIPALVMAHVIGVRLGQTLYGHEKLYPQELYLFFVVAPGRLWTMTTLLIVAWVHGCIGIYFWLRLKPFFVRAAPYLLAAAVLIPTLALLGIYQGGRSVAADSEDGEWRAHNYTRREVGTFAQADTLDRITGGLTIGYFGLLGLVLLGRGVRGWRERRGGMIALSYGNGKTVRVPKGLSVLEASLRHNVPHASVCGGRARCSTCRIRIIGDHGTLPEPSQREAFVLARVGTADPSIRLACQLRPNSDLSFFQLFMPQMLSANAHASSPARIGLERYLVSLFVDMRGSTQLAEKRLPFDTVFIVNRFLGAVSQAVIENGGQPNQFVGDGMLALFGLSSDPQTACRQALKAIAGIATHVDELNELLSHDLRQPIRFGIGVHGGEVIIGDIGYRDHIVFTALGDAVNVAARLQDMTKTLACEAIVSEEIRRTAGLQDDALPKQEVAIRGRDEPMVVRVVADTRALSALIAGDERVAA, translated from the coding sequence ATGGCCGCGACCGCCCTTTCACGATTGCCCGAACTCGTCCGCTCGACCAGTGCGCGGCAGGTGCGGCTGGTCTGCGGCGTCATCCTGTTCTCCTACGTGGTCAGCCATTTCCTCAACCATGCGCTCGGCAATATCTCGGTCGATGCCATGCAGATCGGAGTCTACTACCATACGGCGTTCTGGCAGTTCCTGCCCGTGGCGATCGTGTTCTATGGCGCCGCGCTGACTCATATGGGCCTTGGCGTCTATGCGCTGTTCCAGCGCCGGCAGTTCCGCTGGAAGACGATCGAGCCGCTGCAGCTGGTGCTGGGGCTGAGCATACCGGCGCTGGTCATGGCGCATGTGATCGGCGTGCGGCTCGGCCAGACCCTGTACGGGCACGAGAAGCTCTATCCGCAGGAGCTGTATCTGTTCTTCGTCGTGGCACCTGGCCGGCTGTGGACGATGACGACCCTGCTGATCGTCGCCTGGGTGCACGGCTGCATCGGCATCTATTTCTGGCTCCGGCTGAAACCGTTCTTCGTTCGCGCGGCGCCGTATCTGCTGGCGGCAGCGGTACTGATCCCGACGCTGGCGCTGCTCGGCATCTACCAGGGCGGCCGCAGTGTCGCCGCCGACAGCGAGGACGGAGAATGGCGCGCGCATAATTACACGCGGCGCGAGGTCGGCACGTTCGCGCAGGCCGATACGCTCGACCGCATTACCGGCGGACTGACGATCGGTTACTTCGGCCTGCTCGGGCTGGTGCTGCTCGGGCGCGGCGTGCGCGGCTGGCGTGAGCGGCGCGGCGGCATGATCGCGCTGTCCTATGGCAACGGCAAGACGGTGCGCGTGCCCAAGGGGCTCTCGGTGCTGGAAGCGAGCCTGCGCCACAACGTGCCGCATGCCAGCGTCTGCGGCGGCCGCGCCCGCTGCTCGACCTGCCGCATCCGCATCATCGGCGACCACGGCACATTGCCCGAACCGTCGCAGCGCGAGGCCTTCGTGCTAGCCCGCGTCGGCACTGCTGATCCCTCGATCCGCCTCGCCTGCCAGCTGCGGCCGAACTCCGATCTGTCCTTCTTCCAGCTGTTCATGCCGCAGATGCTGTCGGCCAACGCGCATGCGTCCTCGCCTGCCAGAATCGGCCTGGAGCGCTATCTCGTCAGCCTGTTCGTCGACATGCGCGGTTCGACGCAGCTCGCCGAGAAGCGGCTGCCGTTCGACACCGTGTTCATCGTCAATCGCTTCCTTGGCGCGGTGTCGCAGGCCGTGATCGAGAATGGCGGCCAGCCAAACCAGTTCGTCGGCGACGGCATGCTGGCGCTGTTCGGCCTCAGCAGCGACCCGCAGACCGCCTGCCGGCAGGCGCTGAAAGCCATCGCCGGCATTGCGACCCATGTGGACGAACTCAACGAGCTCCTGAGCCACGACCTGCGCCAGCCGATCCGCTTCGGGATCGGCGTCCACGGCGGCGAGGTCATCATCGGCGACATCGGCTATCGCGACCACATCGTCTTCACCGCGCTCGGCGATGCCGTGAACGTCGCAGCCCGTCTCCAGGACATGACCAAGACGCTCGCCTGCGAGGCGATCGTCTCCGAAGAGATCCGCCGCACCGCCGGCCTTCAAGACGATGCGCTGCCGAAGCAGGAGGTCGCGATCCGCGGCCGCGACGAGCCGATGGTCGTGCGGGTGGTTGCGGATACACGAGCATTGTCCGCTCTCATCGCCGGCGACGAGCGCGTCGCGGCCTGA
- a CDS encoding molybdopterin-dependent oxidoreductase has translation MFDRRDLLKGAGLAALTATLNSTKALALDTVTLPFANGERPLVKYPQKRPMIGLTSRPPQLETPFAVFNDGPITPNNAFFVRYHLADIPYNLDPDKFTLEVKGKVDKPLKLSLKDIRKMKATEIVAVNQCSGNSRGLFEPRVAGGQLANGAMGNARWRGVPLKTVLEMAGVQAGAKQVVFGGMDGPVSDKTPDFAKALDLDHATNGEVMLAYGMNGDDLPFLNGFPLRLVVPGYYGTYWVKHLNEITVVDNVYDGFWMKSAYRIPDTPNNSIEPGTAPKATIPINRFTIRSFITSIPDGAKLKPGRTTLRGIAFDGGKGIKDVSVSTDGGKIWTAAKLGKDLGNYSFREWKLPVRLAAGSYELKVRATSNSGETQPETPRWNPAGYLRNVVETTRVSVA, from the coding sequence ATGTTCGATCGACGCGACCTGCTCAAAGGAGCGGGCCTTGCCGCACTTACGGCCACACTGAATTCCACCAAAGCGCTGGCACTCGACACCGTCACCCTACCATTCGCCAATGGCGAACGGCCGCTGGTGAAATATCCGCAGAAGCGGCCGATGATCGGGCTGACCAGCCGGCCGCCGCAGCTCGAGACGCCGTTCGCGGTGTTCAACGACGGCCCGATCACGCCAAACAACGCATTCTTCGTGCGCTATCACCTCGCCGACATCCCCTACAATCTCGACCCCGACAAGTTCACCCTCGAGGTCAAGGGCAAGGTCGACAAGCCGCTGAAGTTGTCGCTGAAGGACATCCGGAAGATGAAGGCGACCGAGATCGTCGCCGTCAACCAGTGCTCCGGCAACAGCCGCGGCCTCTTCGAGCCGCGCGTCGCCGGCGGCCAGCTCGCCAATGGCGCGATGGGCAATGCGCGCTGGCGCGGCGTCCCGCTGAAGACGGTGCTGGAGATGGCCGGCGTGCAGGCCGGCGCCAAACAGGTCGTGTTTGGCGGCATGGACGGTCCGGTCAGCGACAAGACGCCTGACTTCGCCAAGGCGCTCGACCTCGATCACGCCACCAATGGCGAGGTGATGCTGGCCTACGGCATGAACGGCGATGATTTGCCGTTCCTCAACGGCTTTCCGCTGCGCCTGGTCGTGCCCGGCTATTACGGCACCTACTGGGTCAAGCACCTCAACGAGATCACCGTCGTCGACAACGTCTATGACGGCTTCTGGATGAAATCGGCCTATCGCATCCCCGATACGCCGAACAATTCGATCGAGCCCGGCACCGCGCCGAAGGCAACGATCCCGATCAACCGCTTCACCATCCGCTCCTTTATCACCAGCATTCCCGACGGCGCCAAGCTGAAGCCGGGACGCACGACGCTACGCGGCATCGCCTTCGACGGCGGCAAGGGCATCAAGGACGTGTCGGTCTCCACTGATGGCGGCAAGATCTGGACAGCCGCCAAGCTCGGCAAGGACCTCGGCAACTACTCGTTCCGGGAATGGAAGCTGCCGGTGAGGCTCGCGGCAGGGAGCTACGAGCTCAAGGTGCGCGCCACCAGCAATTCCGGCGAGACACAGCCGGAGACGCCGCGCTGGAACCCGGCGGGTTATCTGCGCAACGTCGTCGAAACCACCCGCGTCAGCGTCGCCTGA
- a CDS encoding cytochrome c: MPRTVLLIVSLALTTGLGATIAAPVNYQLPNEVAAFKPGPNLEIVQGNCSACHSADYIGTQPPMKDKKGFWQAEVTKMIKVYGAPIDDADVGKIVDYLAATY, encoded by the coding sequence ATGCCGCGCACCGTTCTCCTCATCGTCTCGCTTGCCCTCACCACCGGCCTGGGCGCCACGATCGCGGCCCCCGTCAACTACCAGCTCCCCAACGAGGTCGCCGCGTTCAAGCCTGGCCCCAATCTCGAAATCGTGCAGGGCAATTGCAGCGCCTGCCACTCGGCCGATTACATCGGCACGCAGCCACCGATGAAGGACAAGAAGGGGTTTTGGCAGGCCGAGGTGACCAAGATGATCAAGGTCTATGGCGCACCGATCGACGATGCAGACGTTGGCAAGATCGTGGACTATCTCGCCGCGACTTATTGA
- a CDS encoding cold-shock protein — protein sequence MAKGTVKWFNPTKGYGFIQPASGGKDVFVHISAVQKAGLSSLNEGQTVEYEEIANRGKTSAENLKV from the coding sequence ATGGCTAAAGGTACGGTCAAGTGGTTCAACCCGACGAAGGGTTATGGATTTATCCAGCCTGCGTCGGGCGGCAAGGATGTGTTCGTGCATATCTCGGCAGTGCAGAAAGCCGGCCTGTCCTCGCTGAACGAGGGACAGACGGTTGAATATGAAGAGATCGCAAACCGGGGCAAGACATCCGCAGAGAACCTCAAAGTATAA
- the putA gene encoding bifunctional proline dehydrogenase/L-glutamate gamma-semialdehyde dehydrogenase PutA translates to MPIIPPPFSAPYAPDDAEIAARLLPSAHLAPPQEAQIDRNATRLIEAIRKRDDRLGGVEDMLREFALSTKEGLALMVLAEALLRVPDARTADQFIEDKLGEGDFIHHETKSTAFLVNASAWALGLSARVIQPGETPDGTIGRLVKRLGAPAVRTATRQAMRLMGNHFVLGETIEQALERGKARSGERPRYSFDMLGEGARTAADAKRYFDAYASAIETIGKAAGNQSLPDRPGISVKLSALHPRFEAISHDRVMAELVPQLLDLARRARAYDLNFTVDAEEADRLELSLDVIAATLADSSLRGWDGFGLAIQAYQKRASAVIDYIHELARAHDRKLMVRLVKGAYWDTEIKRAQERGLDGYPVFTRKAMTDLNFVACAAKLLGLRPRIFPQFATHNALTVATVLEFAGDAGYFEFQRLHGMGEALYEQLAKDHPDIAYRTYAPVGSHRDLLAYLVRRLLENGANSSFVAQAADYRVPVTALLKRPVDIIVRPDHAHHAKIPLPGDLFAPERHNSGGIEFGERAALDRLLAGVKAATPELKPVTDATPEQAGMAIAAARAGFAAWSRTPAATRAAALEQAAHLLESRGAQFIALLQREGGKTLDDALSELREAADFCRYYAAQSRKLFGHETAMPGPTGESNALAMRGRGVFVAISPWNFPLAIFLGQVTAALMAGNSVVAKPAEQTPRIAAEAVRLLHEAGIPKSALHLVTGDGRLGAMLTAHADIAGVVFTGSTEVARTINRTLAAKDGPIVPLIAETGGINAMIADATALPEQVADDVVMSAFRSAGQRCSALRLLFVQEDVADRMIEMIAGAARELQIGDPADVATHVGPVIDLEARQRLDAHIARMKSEARLHFAGIAPEGCFVAPHIFELRDAGQLTEEVFGPILHVVRYRAESFEHVLQAIERTGYGLTLGIHSRIDDTVEAIIDRVQVGNIYVNRNMIGAVVGVQPFGGNGLSGTGPKAGGPHYLARFATEQTVTINTAAAGGNAALLAGEE, encoded by the coding sequence ATGCCGATCATCCCACCGCCCTTCTCCGCCCCCTATGCGCCCGATGACGCCGAGATCGCCGCGCGCCTGTTGCCGTCCGCGCATCTCGCCCCGCCGCAGGAAGCGCAGATCGACCGCAACGCGACACGGCTGATCGAGGCGATCCGCAAGCGCGACGACCGCCTCGGTGGGGTCGAGGATATGCTGCGGGAGTTTGCGCTCTCGACCAAGGAAGGCCTGGCGCTGATGGTGCTGGCCGAGGCGCTGCTGCGCGTGCCGGACGCGCGCACCGCCGACCAGTTCATCGAGGACAAGCTCGGCGAAGGCGATTTCATCCATCACGAGACCAAGTCCACGGCGTTCCTGGTCAACGCCTCCGCCTGGGCGCTCGGCCTGTCGGCGCGGGTGATCCAGCCCGGCGAGACGCCCGATGGCACCATCGGCCGGCTGGTGAAGCGGCTCGGCGCACCCGCGGTGCGCACCGCCACACGCCAGGCGATGCGGCTGATGGGCAATCATTTTGTACTGGGCGAGACCATCGAGCAGGCGCTGGAGCGAGGTAAGGCGCGCTCCGGCGAGAGGCCGCGCTACTCCTTCGACATGCTCGGCGAAGGCGCACGCACGGCGGCCGACGCAAAGCGCTATTTCGACGCCTATGCCAGCGCGATCGAAACCATCGGGAAGGCGGCCGGCAACCAATCCCTGCCCGACCGGCCCGGCATCTCCGTCAAGCTCTCGGCGCTGCATCCGCGCTTCGAGGCGATCAGCCATGACCGTGTGATGGCCGAACTCGTGCCGCAACTGCTCGATCTGGCCCGACGCGCTAGAGCGTATGACCTCAACTTCACCGTCGATGCCGAAGAGGCTGATCGCCTCGAGCTGTCGCTCGACGTGATCGCCGCAACGCTCGCCGATTCCTCGCTCAGGGGTTGGGACGGCTTTGGGCTTGCGATCCAAGCCTATCAGAAGCGCGCCAGCGCGGTGATCGACTACATTCACGAGCTGGCGCGCGCGCATGACCGCAAGCTGATGGTGCGGCTGGTCAAGGGCGCCTATTGGGACACGGAGATCAAGCGTGCGCAGGAGCGCGGGCTCGACGGCTATCCGGTATTCACGCGCAAGGCGATGACGGATCTGAACTTCGTCGCCTGCGCTGCGAAACTTTTGGGTCTGCGGCCGCGCATCTTCCCGCAGTTCGCGACCCATAACGCCCTCACCGTCGCAACTGTGCTGGAGTTCGCCGGCGATGCCGGCTACTTCGAATTCCAGCGCCTGCACGGCATGGGCGAGGCGCTCTACGAGCAGCTTGCCAAGGATCACCCCGACATCGCCTACCGCACTTACGCGCCGGTCGGCAGCCATCGCGACCTGCTCGCCTACCTGGTGCGGCGGCTGCTCGAGAACGGCGCCAACTCGTCTTTCGTGGCGCAGGCGGCCGACTACCGCGTGCCGGTCACGGCGCTCTTGAAGCGTCCGGTGGACATCATCGTCCGTCCCGATCACGCGCATCACGCAAAAATCCCGCTGCCCGGCGATCTGTTCGCGCCGGAGCGCCACAACTCAGGCGGCATCGAATTCGGCGAACGCGCGGCACTCGACCGGCTGCTGGCCGGCGTCAAGGCGGCAACCCCCGAACTCAAGCCGGTCACTGACGCAACGCCCGAGCAGGCCGGCATGGCGATCGCGGCGGCACGCGCAGGATTTGCGGCCTGGAGCCGGACCCCCGCGGCGACGCGCGCAGCGGCGCTGGAGCAGGCCGCACATCTGCTGGAGAGCCGCGGCGCGCAGTTCATCGCTCTGTTGCAGCGCGAGGGCGGCAAGACGCTCGACGACGCGCTCTCCGAGCTGCGCGAAGCCGCCGATTTCTGCCGCTATTATGCCGCGCAGTCCCGCAAGCTGTTCGGCCACGAGACGGCGATGCCGGGCCCGACCGGCGAGAGCAACGCGCTCGCCATGCGCGGCCGCGGCGTCTTCGTTGCGATCTCGCCGTGGAATTTTCCGCTGGCGATTTTCCTCGGCCAGGTCACTGCCGCGCTGATGGCCGGCAATAGCGTCGTGGCAAAACCGGCCGAGCAGACGCCGCGCATCGCGGCCGAGGCCGTACGGCTGCTGCACGAGGCCGGCATTCCCAAGAGCGCGCTGCACCTTGTCACCGGCGACGGCCGCCTCGGCGCCATGTTGACCGCGCACGCCGACATTGCTGGCGTCGTCTTCACCGGCTCGACCGAGGTTGCGCGTACCATCAACCGGACTCTCGCTGCCAAGGACGGGCCGATCGTGCCGCTGATCGCGGAGACCGGCGGCATCAACGCCATGATCGCGGATGCCACCGCACTCCCCGAGCAGGTCGCCGACGACGTCGTGATGTCGGCGTTCCGTTCCGCCGGCCAGCGCTGCTCGGCGCTGCGGCTGCTGTTCGTGCAGGAGGACGTTGCCGACCGCATGATCGAGATGATCGCGGGCGCGGCGCGCGAACTGCAAATCGGCGATCCGGCTGATGTCGCGACCCATGTCGGCCCCGTGATCGACCTCGAGGCCAGGCAGCGGCTTGATGCGCACATTGCCCGAATGAAGAGCGAAGCGCGGCTGCATTTCGCAGGCATCGCGCCGGAGGGCTGTTTCGTCGCGCCCCACATCTTCGAACTCCGTGATGCCGGCCAGCTCACCGAGGAGGTGTTCGGCCCGATCCTGCATGTGGTGCGCTACCGCGCCGAAAGCTTCGAGCACGTGTTGCAGGCGATCGAGCGCACCGGCTACGGGCTGACGCTCGGCATCCACTCCCGCATCGACGACACGGTCGAGGCCATCATCGACCGCGTTCAGGTCGGCAACATCTACGTCAACCGCAACATGATCGGCGCCGTCGTCGGCGTGCAGCCGTTCGGCGGCAACGGCCTGTCCGGCACCGGTCCGAAGGCGGGCGGCCCGCATTATCTCGCGCGTTTCGCCACCGAGCAGACTGTCACCATCAACACGGCCGCGGCCGGCGGCAATGCAGCCTTGCTGGCAGGGGAGGAGTAA
- a CDS encoding CaiB/BaiF CoA-transferase family protein — protein sequence MEKGIFAGLKVLDCASFIAAPAAATVLSDFGADVIKIEPPGAGDPYRNLPNLPGYPTGEHNFAWLLEARNKKSLALDLSKPEAQAVLYKLVEEADVFITNMPPPVRAKLGITHDHLAHLNDRLIYASFTGYGEKGEEANKPGFDSNAYWARSGLMDLVRADIDTTPARSVAGMGDHPCAMALYSAIVTALYQREKTGKGSHVASNLMANGVWAASVLAQAKLCGAKFGERRPRERALNAVANHYQCRDGRWLILSLLSEEKQFPTLAKCLGREDLISDPRFATKPDRHARSIELIKIFDETFATRDLAEWRKILDGNGLVFGIVGILDDIPNDKQMLDNEVLVPFENDTMLTISSPIWIDGTKKVQPRKPPGVGEHSDEILRGVGYDEAAIKQLRSKGAVG from the coding sequence ATGGAAAAAGGCATTTTTGCGGGGCTCAAGGTTCTGGACTGCGCGAGCTTCATCGCGGCCCCCGCGGCTGCGACCGTGCTGTCGGATTTCGGCGCCGATGTGATCAAGATCGAGCCGCCCGGCGCCGGCGACCCCTACCGCAATCTGCCGAACCTGCCCGGCTATCCCACCGGCGAGCACAATTTCGCGTGGCTACTGGAAGCCCGCAACAAGAAGAGCCTCGCGCTCGACCTCTCCAAGCCGGAGGCGCAGGCCGTGCTCTACAAGCTGGTCGAAGAGGCCGACGTCTTCATCACCAACATGCCGCCGCCGGTACGCGCCAAGCTCGGCATAACCCACGACCATCTCGCCCATCTCAACGACCGGCTGATCTACGCTTCCTTCACCGGCTATGGCGAGAAGGGCGAGGAAGCCAACAAGCCCGGTTTCGACAGCAACGCCTATTGGGCGCGCTCCGGCCTGATGGACCTCGTCCGCGCCGACATCGACACGACACCGGCCCGCTCTGTCGCCGGCATGGGCGACCATCCCTGCGCCATGGCGCTGTACAGCGCGATCGTCACCGCGCTCTATCAGCGCGAGAAGACCGGCAAGGGCTCGCATGTCGCCTCCAACCTGATGGCCAACGGCGTGTGGGCTGCGAGCGTGCTGGCACAGGCCAAACTCTGCGGCGCCAAGTTCGGCGAGCGGCGCCCGCGCGAGCGCGCGCTCAATGCCGTTGCCAACCACTATCAGTGCAGGGACGGCCGCTGGCTGATCCTGTCGCTGCTGAGCGAGGAGAAGCAGTTTCCGACATTGGCCAAATGCCTCGGACGCGAGGACCTGATCAGTGATCCACGCTTTGCCACCAAGCCGGACCGCCACGCCCGCTCGATCGAGCTGATCAAGATTTTTGACGAGACCTTTGCCACCAGGGATCTCGCCGAATGGCGCAAGATCCTCGACGGCAACGGGCTGGTGTTCGGCATCGTCGGCATTCTGGACGACATTCCGAACGACAAGCAGATGCTCGACAACGAGGTGCTGGTGCCGTTCGAGAACGACACCATGCTCACCATCTCCAGCCCGATCTGGATCGACGGCACCAAGAAGGTGCAACCGCGCAAGCCGCCCGGCGTCGGCGAGCACAGTGACGAGATCTTGCGTGGTGTGGGATACGACGAGGCCGCGATCAAGCAGCTGAGGTCTAAGGGGGCGGTGGGGTAA